One window of Stenotrophomonas indicatrix genomic DNA carries:
- a CDS encoding AprI/Inh family metalloprotease inhibitor, which produces MATVFPYLGLLALCSLAAPATTLAQDASIGLGQQSSSTQSSSTSQTTETTRSTSGSSNDDSAGKNTGDSAFGNLGSMTTRSSSTGSSHSESRSERKGAEIDIGFHEDRSDDWGHERHRGDPVNESDLFGNWTLGQENGNSCTIELKNSPWFGGYGAWVPAGCPDEFFAANRWLLSGNQLLTTDTDNKVIGRFRQSGGGRWSGRRESDGARLYLNQVGR; this is translated from the coding sequence ATGGCGACCGTGTTCCCCTACCTCGGCCTGCTGGCCCTCTGCAGCCTTGCCGCACCGGCGACCACACTGGCCCAGGATGCTTCCATCGGGCTCGGCCAGCAATCCAGCAGCACCCAGTCCTCCAGCACTTCGCAGACAACGGAAACCACCCGGTCGACGTCGGGCTCGAGCAACGATGACAGCGCCGGAAAGAACACGGGCGACTCGGCATTCGGCAATCTCGGATCGATGACGACCCGGTCGAGTAGCACCGGCAGCTCGCATTCCGAGTCGCGCAGTGAGCGCAAGGGCGCGGAGATCGATATCGGTTTCCATGAAGACCGCAGCGACGACTGGGGCCACGAACGCCACCGCGGCGATCCGGTCAATGAAAGCGATCTGTTCGGCAACTGGACGCTGGGCCAGGAAAACGGCAACAGCTGCACCATCGAACTGAAGAACAGCCCGTGGTTCGGTGGCTATGGCGCGTGGGTGCCGGCCGGTTGCCCGGACGAGTTCTTCGCGGCCAACCGCTGGCTGCTGTCGGGCAACCAACTGCTGACTACCGATACCGACAACAAGGTGATCGGCCGCTTTCGCCAGAGCGGTGGCGGGCGCTGGTCGGGGCGACGCGAATCAGACGGTGCACGGCTGTATCTGAATCAAGTCGGGCGCTGA
- a CDS encoding cation diffusion facilitator family transporter: MSSPSGSRLVIYAALAGNLAIAIAKFTAAGLSGSSAMLSEGVHSLVDTLNEVLLLYGLRRAEKAPDTLHPFGYGRELYFWSFIVALLVFAAGAGVSAYEGIQHIRQPEPATNHAISYSVLGISILFEGASWWVALREFRRSKGSLGYFEAFRRSKDPSTFTVLLEDSAALLGLGFALVGLLAAQLLEMPVLDGVASLCIAGVLALTAFLLARETKGLLIGEPAHPAVAQRIMAVAVTDPDLRRANGVTTLQMGPEQVVAMLSAEFEDDRTTPQIEACITRIESAVKQEFPELVAVFIKPQTPEVFAARRAALDRPATAE; encoded by the coding sequence ATGTCCTCGCCCTCCGGCTCACGTCTGGTCATCTACGCTGCACTGGCAGGCAACCTCGCCATCGCCATTGCCAAGTTCACCGCCGCTGGCCTGTCCGGCAGCTCGGCCATGCTCAGCGAGGGCGTGCACTCGCTGGTCGATACCCTCAACGAAGTGTTGCTGCTGTACGGTCTACGCCGTGCCGAGAAGGCCCCCGACACGCTGCACCCGTTCGGCTACGGCCGCGAACTGTACTTCTGGAGCTTCATCGTCGCCCTGCTGGTATTTGCCGCCGGTGCCGGCGTCTCGGCCTACGAGGGCATCCAGCACATCCGCCAGCCGGAGCCGGCCACCAATCACGCCATCAGCTACAGCGTGCTGGGCATCTCCATACTGTTCGAGGGCGCTTCATGGTGGGTGGCGCTGCGCGAATTCCGCCGCAGCAAGGGCTCGCTGGGATACTTCGAGGCGTTCCGCCGCAGCAAGGATCCGTCCACCTTCACCGTGCTGCTGGAAGACAGTGCCGCCCTGCTCGGCCTCGGCTTCGCACTGGTCGGGCTGCTGGCCGCACAACTGCTGGAGATGCCGGTGCTTGATGGGGTCGCCTCGCTGTGCATTGCCGGTGTGCTGGCGCTGACCGCATTCCTGCTCGCGCGCGAGACCAAGGGCCTGCTGATCGGCGAGCCGGCCCACCCGGCGGTAGCGCAACGGATCATGGCCGTGGCCGTGACCGACCCGGATCTGCGCCGCGCCAACGGCGTGACCACCCTGCAGATGGGCCCGGAACAAGTGGTGGCGATGCTCAGTGCGGAATTCGAGGACGATCGCACGACACCGCAGATCGAGGCCTGCATCACCCGGATCGAGTCTGCGGTGAAACAGGAGTTCCCGGAACTGGTGGCAGTGTTCATCAAACCGCAGACACCGGAGGTGTTTGCCGCGCGCCGGGCCGCGCTCGATCGTCCGGCCACGGCGGAGTGA
- a CDS encoding DNA-3-methyladenine glycosylase, whose product MPIQTGPDATLVAQPIDGTRLPRAFYQRPSTAVAPELLNKLLVRNDGRVARIVEVEAYAGSEDPAAHSWRGMTARNASMFGEAGHLYVYFTYGMHWGSNVVCGDVGEGVAVLLRAAAPIAGQELMYPLRPAARHDHDLASGPGKLSQAFGLDRRFDGADLVTASHGITILDDGMPPPDDPVVGPRIGITRAVDFPWRWHVRDHRHVSVRAPRAATRRSPR is encoded by the coding sequence ATGCCCATACAGACCGGTCCAGATGCCACGCTCGTCGCACAACCCATTGACGGGACCAGGCTGCCGCGCGCCTTCTATCAGCGACCTTCAACGGCGGTCGCACCAGAGCTGCTGAACAAGTTGCTGGTTCGCAACGACGGCCGCGTGGCACGCATTGTCGAGGTCGAGGCGTATGCCGGCAGCGAAGACCCAGCGGCACACTCCTGGCGCGGCATGACCGCGCGCAACGCCAGCATGTTCGGCGAAGCGGGCCATCTCTATGTCTACTTCACTTATGGCATGCACTGGGGCAGCAATGTCGTCTGTGGTGACGTCGGTGAGGGCGTTGCGGTACTGCTGCGCGCCGCCGCGCCAATTGCCGGGCAGGAGCTGATGTACCCGCTGCGCCCTGCCGCCCGCCACGACCATGACCTGGCCAGTGGTCCCGGCAAGCTGTCGCAGGCGTTTGGCCTGGACCGGCGCTTCGACGGCGCCGACCTGGTGACTGCCAGCCATGGCATCACGATACTGGACGACGGCATGCCGCCGCCGGACGACCCGGTGGTGGGGCCGCGCATCGGCATCACCCGTGCCGTGGATTTTCCTTGGCGCTGGCATGTACGCGATCACCGTCACGTTTCGGTACGCGCGCCCCGCGCGGCAACACGAAGGAGCCCCCGATGA
- a CDS encoding PAS domain S-box protein, whose protein sequence is MDEATRLLEIERLSVLDTPPEPVFDAIVAAARAATGMPIGLISIVAEQRQWFKSSIGLGDVGETQRSISFCTYTIEQEALLEIPDARLDPRFAHNPLVTTAPRVRHYAGVPLATAHGARIGTLCLLDTLPGVLSPSQRELMIHLGRATTEVLEQRSTLLRQIDQAQVLHRELKRSEDFLERTNAAAKVGGWELELASREVRWTRETKQIHGVRSSYQPTFESALSFYRPDSRSIIQAAVQRCTDDGTPWDVQLPMTTADGRSIWTRVVGSRQQVEGHPQLVGAIQDITEERAALDALEASEVRYRRLFHYSLGLICTHTLDGTLTSVNPAALQSLGYEERQIIGRNLCDYMPPERRDVFNAYLKRIEANHTDAGVIELIAADGTLRYWAYNNVLDSEGQPPFVLGHAQDVTALRLQEQRLRELSLKDPLTQCHNRRYLHRLDEMTAGTWACLVFDLDDFKRINDAQGHRRGDAILVEFVAFLKAPLTTGETVVRLGGDEFLVVLTASASERLALLEGWYATNAAQSPTAFSMGTAVSAPGESVADTIHHADSQLYDARARVRRQRRDE, encoded by the coding sequence ATGGATGAGGCCACCCGACTTCTCGAAATCGAACGACTGAGCGTGCTTGATACGCCGCCCGAGCCGGTGTTCGATGCGATCGTCGCCGCCGCTCGCGCCGCCACCGGCATGCCCATTGGCCTGATCTCCATCGTTGCCGAGCAGAGGCAGTGGTTCAAATCCAGCATCGGCCTGGGCGATGTCGGTGAAACCCAACGCTCCATCTCGTTCTGTACCTACACCATCGAACAGGAGGCGCTGCTGGAGATCCCGGATGCGCGGCTGGATCCGCGCTTCGCCCATAACCCTCTGGTCACGACCGCGCCCAGGGTGCGGCACTATGCCGGCGTCCCTCTGGCCACCGCCCATGGTGCACGCATCGGTACGCTCTGTCTGCTCGACACCCTGCCCGGCGTGCTGTCGCCGTCGCAGCGCGAGCTGATGATCCATCTTGGCCGTGCCACCACCGAGGTGCTGGAGCAGCGCAGCACACTGCTGCGACAGATCGACCAGGCGCAGGTACTGCATCGCGAACTCAAGCGTAGCGAGGACTTCCTGGAGCGTACCAACGCGGCTGCCAAGGTCGGGGGGTGGGAACTGGAACTGGCCAGCCGCGAGGTGCGCTGGACGCGCGAAACCAAGCAGATCCACGGCGTGCGTTCCAGCTACCAGCCAACGTTCGAGTCTGCCTTGTCGTTCTATCGACCGGACAGCCGCAGCATCATCCAGGCGGCGGTACAGCGCTGCACGGACGATGGCACTCCCTGGGACGTGCAGTTGCCGATGACCACGGCGGATGGCCGCAGCATCTGGACCCGGGTAGTGGGCAGCCGACAACAGGTGGAGGGCCATCCGCAGCTGGTGGGCGCCATCCAGGACATCACCGAAGAACGCGCGGCACTGGACGCCCTGGAAGCGAGTGAGGTGCGCTATCGGCGTCTGTTCCACTACAGCCTGGGTCTGATCTGCACGCATACGCTGGATGGCACGCTGACCTCGGTGAACCCTGCGGCGCTGCAGTCGCTGGGCTACGAGGAACGCCAGATCATCGGCCGCAACCTTTGCGACTACATGCCGCCCGAGCGCCGCGATGTGTTCAATGCCTACCTGAAGCGCATCGAGGCCAACCACACCGATGCCGGCGTCATCGAACTCATTGCCGCCGATGGAACGCTGCGCTACTGGGCCTACAACAACGTGCTCGACAGCGAGGGACAGCCGCCCTTCGTGCTGGGCCACGCCCAGGATGTCACCGCGCTGCGCCTGCAGGAGCAGCGTCTGCGCGAGCTGTCGCTGAAGGATCCGCTCACCCAGTGCCACAACCGCCGCTACCTGCACCGGCTCGATGAAATGACCGCCGGAACGTGGGCCTGCCTGGTTTTTGACCTGGACGATTTCAAACGGATCAATGATGCGCAGGGTCACCGCCGCGGCGACGCGATCCTGGTCGAGTTTGTTGCCTTCCTGAAGGCACCTCTGACCACGGGAGAGACCGTGGTCCGCCTGGGCGGAGACGAGTTCCTGGTGGTGTTGACCGCATCGGCGTCCGAACGCCTTGCTCTGCTGGAGGGCTGGTACGCCACCAACGCAGCGCAGTCGCCGACGGCGTTCTCGATGGGTACGGCGGTCAGCGCGCCAGGAGAATCCGTGGCTGACACCATCCATCATGCGGACAGCCAGCTTTATGACGCGCGTGCACGGGTGCGCAGGCAGCGGCGCGACGAATAG
- a CDS encoding crosslink repair DNA glycosylase YcaQ family protein — translation MPTPPTLDNLRRYAVARTLFTPTTLLTAIRRLGFVQADPIRAPARAQDLTLRHRVKGYQAGDLERRYSRMPIEEDFLVNYGFLPREHLALMHPRVSRRPWDASTRRKAAEVLAFVQERGAVHPREVDQAFSHGRVTNYWGGTSNASTHLLDGMHYRGMLRIARRDSGTRIYAVAAHALAEGGKAARLQRATALIDLVVRKYAPLPSASLTYLARLLGYGAPHLAAEIQQALRLARERLAGCIIDGTQWYWPAEENPRSRRYQADEQVRLLAPFDPVAWDRRRFELLWGWVYRFEAYTPAAKRRFGYYALPLLWRDQVVGWANVTAKDGALQPDVGFASDSPMKDVLFRNALDDELERMTRFLAG, via the coding sequence ATGCCGACCCCGCCCACCCTCGACAATCTGCGTCGCTACGCTGTAGCCCGCACGCTGTTCACGCCCACCACGTTGCTGACAGCGATCCGTCGCCTGGGCTTCGTGCAGGCCGACCCCATCCGTGCGCCCGCGCGTGCCCAGGACCTGACCCTGCGGCACCGGGTGAAGGGCTATCAGGCCGGGGATCTGGAGCGCCGCTACAGCCGGATGCCGATCGAGGAAGACTTCCTGGTCAACTACGGTTTCCTGCCGCGCGAACACCTGGCGTTGATGCATCCGCGGGTGTCCCGCAGGCCGTGGGACGCCAGCACGCGGCGCAAGGCGGCCGAAGTGCTGGCGTTCGTACAGGAGCGGGGTGCGGTGCATCCACGCGAGGTCGACCAGGCGTTCTCGCATGGCCGGGTGACCAACTACTGGGGCGGCACCAGCAATGCCAGCACCCACCTGCTGGATGGCATGCACTACCGCGGCATGTTGCGCATCGCCCGTCGTGACAGTGGTACCCGCATCTACGCCGTTGCGGCACATGCACTCGCCGAAGGCGGCAAGGCCGCACGCCTGCAGCGCGCCACCGCACTGATCGACCTGGTGGTGCGCAAGTACGCGCCGTTGCCTTCGGCCAGCCTCACCTATCTGGCACGGTTGCTGGGCTATGGCGCTCCACATCTGGCAGCCGAGATCCAGCAGGCACTGCGACTGGCGCGCGAGCGCTTGGCTGGCTGCATCATCGACGGAACACAGTGGTACTGGCCGGCCGAGGAGAATCCCCGCTCGCGGCGCTACCAGGCCGATGAGCAGGTGCGGCTGCTGGCACCGTTCGATCCGGTGGCCTGGGATCGGCGACGGTTCGAACTGCTCTGGGGCTGGGTCTACAGGTTCGAGGCCTACACCCCGGCGGCCAAGCGTCGCTTCGGCTACTACGCGCTGCCGCTGTTGTGGCGCGACCAGGTGGTCGGCTGGGCCAATGTCACCGCCAAGGATGGCGCTCTGCAGCCGGATGTTGGATTCGCCAGTGACTCGCCCATGAAGGACGTTCTGTTCCGCAATGCGCTGGATGACGAACTGGAACGGATGACGCGATTCCTCGCCGGATGA
- a CDS encoding TraX family protein, with amino-acid sequence MNDMSAQDVAVQAPSARGTLSSGARESMKWLALLSMTGDHVAKVVFGGYVPVVSEFGRIAFPLFALVMACNLAQPGADLGKSIRRLSAWGLVAQPLHMLAFGHWLPLNILLTFALAAVAVHALSNNRQLLLLVTAGLLPFFVDYQWAGVALVMLGWIAFRHRAYWLLAFGFGGLCWVNGNGWALLAIPLVLALARVPWVVPRSRWAFYVYYVGHLAVLAAYAHWLR; translated from the coding sequence ATGAACGATATGAGCGCGCAGGACGTCGCCGTACAAGCCCCATCGGCGCGCGGCACGCTCAGCAGCGGCGCCCGTGAGTCGATGAAGTGGCTCGCGCTGCTGTCGATGACCGGTGATCACGTCGCCAAAGTGGTTTTCGGTGGCTATGTGCCGGTGGTCAGCGAGTTTGGGCGCATCGCCTTCCCGCTGTTCGCGCTGGTGATGGCCTGCAACCTGGCGCAACCGGGTGCCGATCTGGGCAAGTCGATCCGGCGCCTGTCCGCATGGGGCCTGGTCGCGCAGCCCCTGCACATGCTGGCCTTCGGCCACTGGTTGCCGCTGAACATCCTGTTGACCTTCGCGCTGGCCGCGGTCGCCGTGCATGCGCTGAGCAACAACCGGCAGCTGTTGCTGCTGGTTACCGCAGGCCTGCTGCCGTTCTTCGTGGATTACCAATGGGCGGGGGTGGCATTGGTGATGCTGGGCTGGATCGCGTTCCGCCACCGGGCGTACTGGCTGCTGGCATTCGGATTCGGCGGGCTGTGCTGGGTGAATGGCAACGGATGGGCGTTGCTGGCCATCCCGCTGGTGCTGGCGTTGGCCAGGGTGCCGTGGGTGGTTCCGCGATCACGCTGGGCGTTCTATGTGTACTACGTGGGGCACCTGGCGGTCCTCGCCGCCTATGCGCACTGGCTGCGCTGA
- the pip gene encoding prolyl aminopeptidase, with protein MRTLYPPITPYREHTLPVDALHTLHIEECGTPEGIPVVYLHGGPGAGISPTHRRFFDPKRYRIVLIDQRGSGRSTPFGELRDNTTQDLVADIEKVREHLGIERWLVYGGSWGSTLSLAYAQAHADRATGLIVRGVFLGREEENRWFAELNGGARWIFPERWDRYEAHIPEDERGNMLEAYWKRLDHADEAVRIAAAQAWLGWEDNAATLVHDVDAASATDPLDTLAKARIEAHYFRHNTFLEHGQLLRDVDRIRHLPGVIVQGRYDIICPPRSAWDLAKAWPEATLEMVIAGHSANEAATTDALVRATDAFADRS; from the coding sequence ATGCGCACGCTGTACCCGCCGATCACCCCGTACCGCGAGCACACGCTTCCCGTCGACGCGCTGCACACCCTGCATATCGAAGAGTGCGGAACGCCTGAAGGCATTCCGGTGGTGTACCTGCATGGCGGTCCGGGCGCCGGCATCTCGCCCACCCATCGCCGCTTCTTCGACCCGAAGCGCTACCGCATCGTGCTGATCGATCAGCGCGGCAGCGGCCGCTCCACGCCATTCGGCGAACTGCGCGACAACACAACGCAGGATCTGGTGGCCGACATCGAGAAGGTGCGCGAACACCTGGGCATCGAGCGCTGGCTGGTCTACGGCGGCTCCTGGGGTTCGACGCTGTCACTGGCCTATGCACAGGCCCATGCCGACCGCGCCACCGGGCTGATCGTACGCGGTGTTTTCCTGGGTCGCGAGGAAGAGAACCGCTGGTTCGCCGAGCTCAACGGCGGTGCCCGCTGGATCTTCCCGGAGCGTTGGGATCGCTACGAGGCGCACATCCCGGAGGACGAGCGCGGCAACATGCTCGAAGCCTACTGGAAGCGCCTGGATCACGCCGACGAAGCCGTCCGCATCGCAGCGGCACAGGCTTGGCTGGGCTGGGAAGACAATGCCGCCACGCTGGTGCATGACGTCGACGCGGCATCCGCTACCGATCCGCTTGATACCCTGGCCAAGGCGCGTATCGAGGCGCATTACTTCCGCCACAACACCTTCCTGGAACACGGCCAGCTGCTGCGCGATGTCGATCGCATCCGCCACCTGCCCGGCGTCATCGTGCAGGGGCGCTACGACATCATCTGCCCACCACGCAGTGCCTGGGACCTGGCCAAAGCCTGGCCGGAAGCCACCCTGGAGATGGTCATCGCCGGCCACAGCGCCAACGAAGCGGCCACTACCGATGCTTTGGTGCGGGCCACCGACGCTTTCGCCGACCGCAGTTGA
- the mgtA gene encoding magnesium-translocating P-type ATPase: MSLLNAWFNAFLRSRRAGNLFGRRAMPEAGYGRGSTQAAPATLTAGLLALAQGSEADALATLQSHVDGLSPHEAEERLLRFGPNEVDHEKPLPWWRHLWQCYRNPFNLLLTVLAAVSWLTEDAKATVVIGAMVVLSTLIRFVQEGRSNRAAERLKALVGNTARVLRRAAGTEAAEVADQYFGAQLHSRRPARLLDLPIRDLVPGDHIVLSAGDMIPADCRVLAAKDLFVAQAAMTGESLPVEKFVQAGTAEAGLMEQANLLFMGTNVVSGTATALVLATGNTSYFGTLAQRSSASDRAPTAFQAGVNSVSWLLIRFALVMVPFVLLVNGWTKGDWTEAFLFALSVAVGLTPEMLPMIVTSTLAKGAVLLSRRKVIVKRLDAIQNFGAMEVLCTDKTGTLTQDKIALERHTDVFGQDSEDVLTFAYLNSHFQTGLINLLDRAVLEHVELQSSLRLSQDYRKVDEIPFDFERRRMSVVVSEREDHHELICKGAVEEMLEVCSTVRENGKDMPLDEQRLARVRQTTEELNEQGLRVVAVAMKETAASQSVYSQADERDLTLVGYVAFLDPPKESAAQALQALAAHGVEVKVFTGDNELVTARVCAQVGLDADTIVTGPQIERMDDAAVARALHEHRVFARLTPLHKERLVRELRAQGKVVGFLGDGINDAPALRAADIGISVDSAVDIAKEAADIILLEKNLMVLEEGVIQGRRTFSNMLKYIRMTASSNFGNVFSVLVASAFLPFLPMLPLQLLVQNLLYDISQIAIPFDNVDEELVRKPLKWNPADIGRFMVFFGPISSIFDLSCFALMWYVFDARTPADQGLFQSGWFVVGLLTQTLIVHMIRTPKVPFLQSIAAPPLLMMTGAIMAIGVILPMSPLAGYFKLQALPAGYWPFLVAILFGYAVLTTALKKLYIRRYGWQ, from the coding sequence ATGAGCCTGCTCAACGCCTGGTTCAACGCCTTCCTGCGCAGCCGCCGCGCGGGCAACCTGTTCGGTCGTCGTGCGATGCCCGAAGCCGGTTACGGCCGTGGCAGCACGCAGGCCGCACCGGCCACGCTCACTGCCGGACTGCTCGCGCTTGCACAGGGCAGCGAAGCCGATGCGCTGGCTACCCTGCAGTCGCACGTCGACGGTCTCAGCCCGCACGAAGCCGAAGAGCGCCTGCTGCGCTTCGGCCCGAACGAGGTCGACCACGAGAAGCCGCTGCCGTGGTGGCGCCATCTGTGGCAGTGCTATCGCAATCCGTTCAACCTGCTGCTGACGGTGCTGGCGGCCGTGTCCTGGCTGACCGAAGATGCCAAGGCGACGGTGGTGATCGGTGCGATGGTGGTGCTGTCCACCTTGATCCGCTTCGTGCAGGAGGGTCGCTCCAATCGCGCTGCCGAACGGCTGAAGGCCCTGGTGGGCAACACCGCACGCGTGCTGCGCCGCGCTGCGGGCACCGAAGCGGCAGAAGTGGCCGATCAGTATTTCGGCGCACAACTGCACAGCCGGCGGCCGGCACGACTGCTGGATCTGCCGATCCGTGATCTGGTGCCGGGTGACCATATCGTGCTGTCGGCCGGCGACATGATCCCGGCCGATTGCCGTGTGCTCGCGGCCAAGGACCTGTTCGTCGCACAGGCCGCGATGACCGGTGAATCGTTGCCGGTGGAGAAGTTCGTGCAGGCGGGCACCGCCGAGGCTGGCCTGATGGAACAGGCCAACCTGTTGTTCATGGGCACCAATGTGGTGTCCGGCACGGCAACTGCGTTGGTGCTGGCCACCGGCAACACCAGCTACTTCGGCACCCTCGCCCAGCGCAGCAGTGCCAGCGATCGCGCGCCGACAGCGTTCCAGGCCGGGGTCAACAGTGTCAGCTGGCTGCTGATCCGCTTTGCCCTGGTGATGGTGCCGTTCGTCCTGCTGGTCAATGGCTGGACCAAGGGCGACTGGACAGAAGCGTTCCTGTTCGCGCTGTCGGTGGCGGTGGGCCTGACCCCGGAAATGCTGCCGATGATCGTCACCTCCACCCTGGCCAAGGGTGCGGTGCTGCTGTCGCGGCGCAAGGTGATCGTCAAGCGCCTGGACGCGATCCAGAACTTCGGTGCGATGGAAGTGCTGTGCACCGACAAGACGGGCACCCTCACCCAGGACAAGATCGCACTGGAGCGGCACACCGACGTGTTCGGGCAGGATTCGGAGGATGTGCTGACCTTCGCCTACCTCAACAGCCACTTTCAGACCGGCCTGATCAACCTGCTCGATCGTGCGGTGCTGGAGCATGTGGAGCTGCAGAGCTCGCTGCGCCTGTCACAGGACTACCGCAAGGTCGATGAGATTCCGTTCGACTTCGAGCGCCGCCGCATGTCGGTGGTGGTATCCGAGCGCGAGGACCATCACGAATTGATCTGCAAGGGTGCGGTGGAGGAAATGCTGGAGGTGTGCAGCACCGTGCGCGAGAACGGCAAGGACATGCCGTTGGATGAGCAGCGACTGGCCCGCGTGCGGCAGACCACCGAGGAACTGAACGAACAGGGTCTGCGCGTGGTGGCCGTGGCGATGAAGGAAACCGCGGCCAGCCAGAGTGTGTACTCGCAGGCCGACGAGCGCGATCTGACCCTGGTGGGCTACGTGGCCTTCCTCGATCCGCCGAAGGAATCCGCTGCTCAAGCATTGCAGGCGCTGGCCGCGCACGGTGTGGAGGTAAAGGTATTCACTGGCGACAACGAACTGGTCACCGCCCGTGTCTGTGCCCAGGTCGGCCTGGACGCCGACACGATCGTGACCGGCCCGCAGATCGAGCGCATGGACGATGCGGCCGTGGCGCGCGCACTGCACGAACACCGCGTGTTCGCCCGCCTCACGCCGCTGCACAAGGAACGGCTGGTGCGCGAGCTGCGTGCACAGGGCAAGGTGGTCGGCTTCCTCGGTGATGGCATCAACGATGCTCCCGCACTGCGCGCAGCCGATATCGGCATCAGCGTGGACAGCGCGGTGGACATCGCCAAGGAGGCCGCCGACATCATCCTGCTGGAGAAGAACCTGATGGTGCTGGAGGAAGGCGTCATCCAGGGGCGGCGTACCTTCAGCAACATGCTGAAGTACATCCGCATGACCGCCAGCTCCAATTTCGGCAACGTATTCTCGGTACTGGTGGCCTCGGCGTTCCTGCCGTTCCTGCCGATGCTGCCGTTGCAGCTGCTGGTGCAGAACCTGCTGTATGACATCTCGCAGATCGCCATTCCGTTCGACAACGTCGATGAGGAACTGGTGCGCAAGCCGCTGAAGTGGAACCCGGCGGACATCGGCCGCTTCATGGTGTTCTTCGGGCCGATCAGCTCGATCTTCGACCTCAGCTGCTTCGCCTTGATGTGGTACGTGTTCGATGCGCGCACGCCGGCCGACCAGGGTCTGTTCCAGTCCGGCTGGTTCGTGGTCGGTCTGCTGACCCAGACCCTGATCGTGCACATGATCCGCACGCCCAAGGTGCCGTTCCTGCAGAGCATCGCCGCGCCGCCGCTGCTGATGATGACCGGGGCGATCATGGCCATCGGCGTGATCCTGCCGATGAGCCCGTTGGCGGGCTACTTCAAGCTGCAGGCGCTGCCGGCCGGCTACTGGCCGTTCCTGGTGGCGATCCTGTTCGGCTATGCGGTGCTGACCACCGCGCTGAAGAAGCTCTACATCCGCCGTTACGGCTGGCAGTAG
- a CDS encoding MgtC/SapB family protein — protein MDFNPHLPAFNAGATLSSLISLSVAFVLGALIGLERQFRQRTAGLRTNTLVAVGAAVFVDLAVRFHDLYGGPPSPLHVVAYVISGVGFLGAGAIMKDGAQVSGLNTAATLWGSAAVGACAGIKLLPEAVLAAVFVLAANTLLRPVVNRIQRQPLPEAFSEATYAINVVCQREQQAEVLDRLLLLLEQAQYPVRAVDQRPFGERDVEIEAVLYATTVDGGELDAVLATLAATPGVLQGFWNASLEE, from the coding sequence ATGGACTTCAACCCCCACCTGCCCGCGTTCAACGCGGGCGCCACCCTCAGCTCGCTGATCAGCCTGTCCGTCGCCTTCGTGCTGGGCGCGCTGATCGGCCTGGAGCGGCAATTCCGCCAACGCACCGCCGGCCTGCGCACCAACACGCTGGTGGCGGTGGGCGCTGCCGTGTTCGTCGACCTGGCCGTGCGCTTCCACGACCTGTACGGCGGGCCGCCGTCACCGCTGCACGTGGTGGCCTATGTGATCTCCGGCGTCGGCTTCCTCGGTGCCGGCGCGATCATGAAGGATGGCGCCCAGGTATCGGGCCTGAACACCGCCGCCACCTTGTGGGGCTCGGCGGCGGTCGGCGCCTGTGCCGGCATCAAGCTGCTGCCCGAGGCGGTGCTGGCTGCGGTGTTCGTGCTGGCTGCCAACACCCTGCTGCGGCCGGTGGTGAACCGCATCCAGCGGCAACCGCTGCCGGAAGCGTTCAGCGAGGCGACCTACGCGATCAACGTGGTCTGCCAGCGTGAGCAGCAGGCCGAGGTACTGGATCGGCTTCTCCTGCTGCTGGAACAGGCGCAGTATCCGGTGCGCGCGGTCGACCAGCGCCCGTTCGGCGAGCGCGATGTCGAGATCGAAGCGGTGCTGTACGCCACCACGGTCGATGGCGGTGAGCTGGATGCCGTGCTGGCGACGCTTGCGGCCACGCCGGGCGTGCTGCAGGGATTCTGGAACGCCAGCCTGGAGGAGTAG